One genomic segment of Panicum virgatum strain AP13 chromosome 2N, P.virgatum_v5, whole genome shotgun sequence includes these proteins:
- the LOC120659828 gene encoding putative F-box/FBD/LRR-repeat protein At5g44950, translating into MATEAPHPKPQGPPPSLGAGEEGGVGCCCCCCGGGGVDRISGLPDAILGEIISLLPIKDAARTQALASRWRHLWRSAPLSLDGGDLPDEGEISRAGLISRILAAHPGPARRFSVSALQLLLCPSAVGSWICSPALDGLRELEFHIGELINLQSPLPWLPDSAFFRFSATLRLATISKCRIPEGTAGALRFPQLRELALESVSVSEDSLQSMIAGSPVLECLLLSRSVGFSRVRINSQSLVSIGVRNFSGELIIGNAPSLERLLQLELFQDLRLSIIAAPKLQTLGWISDRDRYFKLAFGTTAVQDLRSVSATAVVCTIKILAVDIHTLSLDMVLDLMRCFPCLEKLYIELFLSVDRNSWCRKHHDVIRCLDIRLKTVVLKNYYGIKSHVNFALFFVLNAKMLESMTFEGGACHNQKFIAEQHSLLELEKRVSRSAQFYFTVCRSWDKNLTHIKHVHDLSITDPFEYRC; encoded by the exons ATGGCGACGGAAGCACCCCATCCCAAGCCGcaagggccgccgccgtcgctcggcgccggcgaggaaggaggagtcggctgctgctgctgctgctgcggcggcggcggcgtcgatcgCATCAGCGGACTCCCCGACGCTATTCTCGGCGAGatcatctccctcctccccatCAAGGATGCCGCCCGCACGCAGGCCCTCGCCTCCCGGTGGCGCCACCTGTGGCGCTCCGCGCCTCTCagcctcgacggcggcgacctCCCCGACGAGGGCGAGATCTCCCGCGCCGGCCTCATCTCGCGGATCCTTGCCGCCCACCCGGGCCCGGCTCGCCGCTTCTCCGTCTCCGCGCTCCAGCTCCTGCTCTGCCCCTCGGCGGTCGGCTCCTGGATCTGCTCGCCCGCGCTCGACGGCCTCCGGGAGCTCGAGTTCCACATCGGCGAATTGATAAACTTGCAGTCACCCTTGCCATGGCTGCCGGATTCTGCCTTCTTTCGTTTCTCGGCCACCCTCCGCCTGGCCACCATCAGCAAATGCCGCATCCCGGAAGGCACTGCCGGAGCGCTTCGCTTCCCCCAGCTCAGGGAGCTTGCTCTTGAGAGCGTCAGCGTCTCGGAGGACTCACTACAGAGCATGATTGCCGGATCTCCTGTCCTGGAGTGCTTGCTGCTTAGTCGCAGCGTTGGCTTCAGTCGTGTCCGGATCAACTCCCAGAGCCTTGTAAGCATCGGTGTGCGAAATTTCTCAGGGGAACTCATCATCGGGAATGCCCCTTCGCTTGAAAGGCTGCTGCAACTCGAACTATTTCAAGACCTTCGTCTGTCAATAATTGCAGCACCAAAGCTGCAAACATTGGGCTGGATTTCTGACCGCGATCGTTACTTCAAGCTGGCATTTGGCACTACAGCAGTTCAG GACTTGCGTTCTGTTAGCGCTACGGCAGTGGTGTGTACTATCAAGATTCTAGCTGTTGATATTCATACACTTAGCCTGGATATGGTTCTTGATTTAATGAGATGCTTTCCATGCTTGGAGAAGCTGTACATCGAG CTTTTTCTGTCGGTGGACAGAAATTCATGGTGTCGTAAACACCATGATGTTATTAGATGCCTTGATATCCGTCTGAAGACTGTAGTGTTGAAGAATTATTATGGCATAAAGTCTCATGTGAACTTTGCATTATTCTTTGTATTGAACGCAAAAATGCTGGAGTCAATGACATTTGAGGGTGGAGCCTGCCATAATCAAAAGTTTATTGCAGAGCAGCATAGTTTACTTGAGCTCGAGAAAAGGGTTTCGAGAAGCGCACAGTTTTATTTCACAGTTTGTAGATCTTGGGACAAAAATCTTACACATATAAAACATGTCCATGATTTGTCAATAACTGATCCTTTTGAATATAGATGTTGA
- the LOC120659827 gene encoding E3 ubiquitin-protein ligase AIRP2-like isoform X2, with the protein MAAQRGDLGRQLPLRGPLKALEADIHHANAMADAIQRNYGGACVQMRLSFSSLAPFFLYLVQWLDCGCCYALPSYLGLFHILICKVYADGDSSVSTYERRASLREFYAIIYPILQQLESSLIERDLKGKGRCKDIVSRRRMEDWKRLSGKDVEREDECGICMETCTKMVLPNCSHAMCIKCYRDWYKRSESCPFCRGSLKRIRSRDLWVLTNYNDVIDPANLERENVRQFYSYIDSLPLILPDNIFFFYYDYLI; encoded by the exons ATGGCGGCGCAGCGGGGCGACCTGGGGCGGCAGCTCCCGCTGCGAGGCCCCCTCAAGGCCCTGGAGGCCGACATACACCACGCCAACGCCAT GGCGGATGCCATTCAGAGGAACTATGGTGGAGCATGCGTGCAGATGAGGCTGTCGTTCAGCTCCCTGGCTCCATTCTTCCTGTACCTCGTCCAGTGGCTGGATTGCGGATGCTGCTACGCTCTTCCCAGTTATTTAGGACTCTTTCACATTCTCATATGCAAG GTTTATGCAGATGGGGATAGCTCGGTGTCAACATATGAAAGGCGGGCAAGCCTTAGGGAATTCTACG CAATCATCTATCCTATTCTGCAGCAGCTTGAGAGTAGTCTGATTGAGAGGGACCTGAAAGGGAAGGGTCGATGCAAAGATATAGTGAGTAGGAGGCGTATGGAGGATTGGAAAAGGCTTTCTGGCAAGGATGTAGAAAGGGAGGATGAATGTGGAATTTGCATGGAGACATGCACCAAGATGGTCCTGCCTAATTGCAGTCATGCAATGTGCATAAAATGCTATAGGGACTG GTATAAAAGATCAGAATCTTGCCCTTTCTGCCGAGGAAGCCTCAAAAGAATCCGCTCAAGAGACCTTTGGGTACTTACAAACTACAATGATGTCATTGACCCCGCAAATTTAGAAAGAGAAAATGTGAGGCAGTTCTATAGTTATATTGACAGCTTGCCTCTTATACTTCCTgataatattttctttttctattatgATTACCTAATATAA
- the LOC120659827 gene encoding E3 ubiquitin-protein ligase AIRP2-like isoform X1 yields MAAQRGDLGRQLPLRGPLKALEADIHHANAMADAIQRNYGGACVQMRLSFSSLAPFFLYLVQWLDCGCCYALPSYLGLFHILICKVKAQYGVWTSCLCVSVTHICTGVLGLRYQNLFILFIQVYADGDSSVSTYERRASLREFYAIIYPILQQLESSLIERDLKGKGRCKDIVSRRRMEDWKRLSGKDVEREDECGICMETCTKMVLPNCSHAMCIKCYRDWYKRSESCPFCRGSLKRIRSRDLWVLTNYNDVIDPANLERENVRQFYSYIDSLPLILPDNIFFFYYDYLI; encoded by the exons ATGGCGGCGCAGCGGGGCGACCTGGGGCGGCAGCTCCCGCTGCGAGGCCCCCTCAAGGCCCTGGAGGCCGACATACACCACGCCAACGCCAT GGCGGATGCCATTCAGAGGAACTATGGTGGAGCATGCGTGCAGATGAGGCTGTCGTTCAGCTCCCTGGCTCCATTCTTCCTGTACCTCGTCCAGTGGCTGGATTGCGGATGCTGCTACGCTCTTCCCAGTTATTTAGGACTCTTTCACATTCTCATATGCAAGGTAAAAGCACAGTATGGAGTTTGGACCTCATGTCTTTGTGTTTCTGTTACTCACATATGTACAGGAGTTCTGGGTTTGAGGTATCAAAAtctctttattttgtttatacAGGTTTATGCAGATGGGGATAGCTCGGTGTCAACATATGAAAGGCGGGCAAGCCTTAGGGAATTCTACG CAATCATCTATCCTATTCTGCAGCAGCTTGAGAGTAGTCTGATTGAGAGGGACCTGAAAGGGAAGGGTCGATGCAAAGATATAGTGAGTAGGAGGCGTATGGAGGATTGGAAAAGGCTTTCTGGCAAGGATGTAGAAAGGGAGGATGAATGTGGAATTTGCATGGAGACATGCACCAAGATGGTCCTGCCTAATTGCAGTCATGCAATGTGCATAAAATGCTATAGGGACTG GTATAAAAGATCAGAATCTTGCCCTTTCTGCCGAGGAAGCCTCAAAAGAATCCGCTCAAGAGACCTTTGGGTACTTACAAACTACAATGATGTCATTGACCCCGCAAATTTAGAAAGAGAAAATGTGAGGCAGTTCTATAGTTATATTGACAGCTTGCCTCTTATACTTCCTgataatattttctttttctattatgATTACCTAATATAA